GGTAGGCCATCGGCCCGCTCATCGCGTGAGCGCCGTTATCAGGTCGGCGCGGTGCGGCCAGCGGGCAATCAGGTCCGCCACTGCAGCGCCCTCGAAGTCACTGAGAACGAAACCGGGCGCCATCGTGTTGCCGTAGACGCCGTACTGGCCGCCCGGGCGCAACCGGGCCCCCATCCAGGTACCGGCAGGCACGACATGCTGCACCTCGTGCCCGGCGAGCACATCGTGGCCAAGAACGACCAGCTGATCGCGGCCATCGCCATGCAGCAGGAGCAGCTCGATGGGGTCTCCGAGGTAGAAGTGCCAGATCTCGTCCGTCGGCAGGCGATGCATGTCCGAGAATGTCGAGGGGTCGTCCGTCACCAACGCGACGGTCGCCGAACACAGTGGCTTGCCATCGGCGCCCGTCTTCGGATCGACGTAGGACTGCGTGAAGTACACCTTCTCGGTGGGCATCACCGAGAGCTTCCACAGTCGGATCAGGTCGTCTGCGTTCGGTCTTTGGGCCATCAGCGACGCCTCCTTTGCTGAGCGAGCGCAACCTCCAGAAGAGCCGCGCGCAACTACCTTCAACGAGGATAGTGAGCCGATCGACCGAGCCCGGCAGAGTCGCAAGGGCGGTCAGGACGCGACCCGCTTGTACGCGTTCGCCTCGATCGCAGTCTTGCTACGCGAGCACGTCCAGCACAACGCTTGGAGGTTGGCTCTGTCGTTGGTGCCACCCGCACGCCGTTCTAGGGGCCTGACTTCGCTGGCGTTGCTACAAACCCTGCTACAGAAGGAATCGCCCGGAACCGAGACCAGTCGGAACCGGGCGAAACGCTGAGCCGACCCCGGGTCTCGAACCCGGAACCTGCGGTTTACAAAACCGCTGCTCTGCCAATTGAGCTAGGTCGGCGCGACGAGCTCAATGCTACCTAGTCGTCGGTCTTCTTCTTCGCGCGCGGGCGCGTCACGCGTTTCTTCGACGCCGGCTTCTCTACAGGAGCGACAGCCTCGATCGATCCCACTTCGCCGCTCTCGTCTTCGGCCGATGCCGACCGCGGCAATTCCTGTTCCGCGATCGCCGTTGCCTCCGGCGCATCGGCCTGGAGCACGACGTCTTCCTCGCCCTCGGCGAATTCGGCGTCGTCCGCGGCATCTTCGGGGATCTGCAGCGGTGCGGGCGGGCGGGCGGTGCGCGTGTCCGGCGGTGCCGCGTCGCGGCGACGCTGCCGCAGCGCCTCGTAGAGGATCACCGTGCCGGCGGCCGCCGCGTTGAGGGATGCGACATGGCCCTGCATCGGGATGCGAACGACCTGATCGCAGCCTTCGAGCACGAGACGCCGTATGCCCTCGCCCTCGCCGCCGATCACGATCGCGCTCGGTCCGCGGTAATCGACCTCGTCGTACAGCATGTCGCCGCTCTCGTCGGCGCCGATGACCCACACGCCTTTCTCTTTCAACGCGTCGATCGCCTGCCGCAGATTCGCGACGTCGGCGATCATCAGGTGCTCGCTCGCGCCTGCGCTCGTCTTCGCGACGGCCGGCGTGAGGCCGACCGCACGGTGCCGCGGGATGACCACGCCGGCCACTCCAGCGCCCTCAGCTGAGCGAAGCAGAACGCCGAAGTTCTGCGGATCCTGTAGCGAGTCGACAACGAGGACGAGTGCTGGCTCCGACACGGCGTCGAGGTGGAGCAGGAGCTCGTCGAGCTCGACGCCCGCCTTGCCCTCGACGATGGCGACGACCCCTTGATGATTCTCGATCGGCGAGAGCCGCTGGACCTCGAGCTTGTCGACGTAGCGGACGAAGATGCGGCGCTCCTGCGCTTCCGCGAGAAGCTCGTTCACCGGGCCGGTACGTGTGCCGCGCTCGTTGGAGATCATGAGCCGCTTGATGACGCGGCCGGCGCGGATCGCCTCGAGCACAGCGTGCGGTCCGGCGAGCGGCTCGCCGGCATCGTGCGACGGCGCAGCGGACGTGCGCGGACCCGCGGTCGCGCGGCGGATCGTCTCGCTGTATTGCGCCTGGCCGATCGGGCCGCGGCGCGGACCGCGTGCGCCGCCCGCGAAGAAGTTCCCGCCACCGCCACCGCTGCCGGTGCCGACACCCGGTACCCAGCCGCGGTTGCCGCCGCGCCAGCCGCCCTGCGTGCGCTGACGCTGCGCCTGCTGGCGGCGCTCGTAATTGGCGAGCTCGCGAGCCTGCGAGTTCTCTTCGTCATCGCGTGGTGCCATCGGTCGCGGTGGCAACGGTCCGCGCGGCGCGAACGGTCGCGGCGGCATCGGTCCGCGCTGCGGCGCGCCGAAGCGCTGTCCACCGCCGCGCCCGCGGCGTCCGCGACGGCGTCGGCGCGCCAGCTCATCCGCGCTCGCCGGTCCCGACCCGGGCATCATCGGCCGCTGGTTCGGCCCGCCCTCTGATGGACCTGAGTCGGAGGGACCGGTGTCGGACGGACCGGTGTCGGACGGACCGGAATCGGACGGGCCGCTGTCAGCCGGTCCGTTGTCCCGCGCGCCCATTTCCTGTGGGCTCTTCTCGAACTCTTCCATGGTCATGCTCCCCTACGGCGGATGCGCTCCCAGCGCGTGCCGTCTTTGGTGTCCTTCACGCGGATCCCGTACTTACGCTCGAGCTCCGCGCGAAGCTCGTCCGAGCGCTTGTAGTCACCTTTCCTGCGCGCCTCGTCGCGCTCGGCGAGCGCGGCTCTCTCTTCATCGGAGAGATCGGCATCGCTCGCTCGTTCCCGCAGGGACAGCGCGAGCACCTGGTCCATGTCGAACAGCACCTCGAGCGCATGGCGCTTCGTCGCGACGTCGCCGGTCGCGGCGAGATCGAGGACCGCCTCGGCCTGCGCCAGCGCTGCCGGCGTGTTGAGGTCGTCAGTCAGCGCTCCGACGAACGCGGTCCGTCGCGGATCCTCGGGTTCAACATCGATCGGCGTGCCGCCCGTCGATTGCCACGCGTCACGGATGATCCCGCGCCAACGGTCGAGTCGGCTCTGAGCGGCTTTCAACCCTTCGCGCGTGAAGTCGATCGGCTGCCGGTACTTGTTGTTGAGAACGAGCATCCGGAACGCGAGCGGATCGAAGCCCCACGACTCGAGATCCTTCAAGAGGTAGGCATTGCCCGCCGACTTATGCATCGCGCCGCCGTTCACCTTGAGGAACCGCACGTGCGTCCAGTAGCGAACGAACGGCTTTCCGGTCGCGGCCTCCGATTGCGCGATCTCGGACTCGTGGTGCGGGAACAGGTTGTCCTCACCGCCCGAGTGGATGTCGAAGGTCTGGCCGAGGTACTTCATCGACATCGCGGAGCACTCGATGTGCCAGCCGGGATTGCCCTGTCCCCATGGCGAGTCCCAGAACTGCAGGTCTTCGGGCTTCTTCGCACGCCACAGCGCGAAGTCCGATGGGTGGCGTTTGTTCGGGTTCACCTCGACCCGCGCGCCAGCGAGGCGATCCTCCGTCGACTCGCCGGCGAGTCGCGTACCGTAACCGGGGAACGTGGAGATGTCGAAGTACACCCCGTCCGCGGCCACGTATGCATTCCCTTTCTCGATGAGCCGCTTGATCAGCTCGATCATTTCCGGGATGTGCGCGGTCGCCTTGGGCATGACATGGGGATCGAGGATGTTCAGCTTGTGGCGATCGGCCATGAACTGCTCGGTGTATTTGCGGGCGAGCGTCTCGGGATCGCGACCCTCGCGCTTGGCGGCGATCATCATCCGGTCCTCGCCCTCATCCACGTCGCCGGCGATGTGACCGACGTCCGTGATGTTCATCACCTGCTTCACGCGGTAGCCGAGGTACTCGAGCGTCCGCCGCTGCACGTCCGAGACGATGTAGCGATAGAGGTTGCCGATCGTCTGCCAGTCGTAGACCGTGGGGCCGCAGTCGTAGATGCCGGCCTGACCGGGGACAAGCGGCACGAACGGCTCGACCTGACGGCTGGCGCTGTTGAAGAGCCGGACGCCCGGCGGGGCCATGACTGTGATGGCTCTCTCCTTTATTGATCGAGCAGTGCGATCGCGAGGGCTGCGATGGCTTCGCCGGAGCCGACGACCCCCAAGCCGTCGTTCGTCGTCGCCTTGACGCTGACACGGCCGCTCTCGATGCCGAGAGAACCCGCGATGGCGTCCCGCATCGCGCCGATGTGCGGCGCGAGGCGCGGCGCCTGCGCGATGACCGTCGCGTCCAGCGACGCCACTGCGAGGCCAGCCTCGCGGATCAGAACGCCCACCCGCGTCAGCAATCCGAGACTGCTGGCGCCGGCGTAGGCCGGGTCGTCGCTCGGGAAGTGGCGTCCGAGATCCCCGAGATTCGCTGCGCCGAGGAGCGCGTCCATGAGCGCGTGAAGTAGGACGTCGCCATCGGAGTGACCAACGAGTCCGGTCGGGTGCTCGATCGCAACACCGCCGAGAACGAGGCGGCGATCCGCCGCGAGACGATGGATATCGTAGCCGATGCCGGCCCGCGACCCCGTCATCCGGTGACCTGCGATGCCGCGAGCCCCACGAGCCCCTTGGCCACGAGCTCGCGTGCGTAGGCGAGGTCCTCGAACGTCGTGATCTTGAGGTTGCGGCGCTCGCCGGGGACCATCTTCACCGAGAGGCCCGCCGCCACGACGGCTGCGGCATCGTCGCTGAACGACCGATCGCCCGCCGCGGCCCGTGCCTTTTCAAGAAGGTCGCGGCGGAAGACCTGTGGCGTTTGCGCCGCCCAGAGGCCCTCGCGCTCGATCTCCTCTCGCGCCGCGCCCGCCTCATTAGCCCGGCGCACGGTGTCCGCCAGGGGTAGTCCGGCGACGGCCGACCCACCCGCCCGAGCGATCTCGACGCAGCGCCGGAGCAGGCTCGGCGGAACGAAGGGGCGCGCCGCGTCGTGGACCGCGATCACATCCCCGTCGCCCATTGCATCAAGAGCAGCCCAGGATGACGCTGTGCGAGTCGCACCGCCGGCGATGACACGCACGCGTTCGTAGCCCTTCGTCACTGCGGTCACCGCCGCGAGCTTTTCGGACGGCGCGACGACGAGGATCTCGCCAAAACAGCCCGCAGCCTGACCCGCATGCAACGACCACGCCAGGACCGCGTGCCCGCCGAGATCGGCGAGCACCTTGTCGATCCCGGCGCGCGACGAGCTGCCAGCGGCGAGGATCGCGAGAGCCGCGGGCACCTAGTGGCTTGCGGCCCTCGGGCGCCGGACCTCGACGATCTCGCCCTTCGGCTGCGCGAAGATCATCCGGCCACCGACGGTCTGCAGCACGCGCATCACGGTGACGGTGAGCTCGGTGTTGACATGGCGCGCGCCGTTCTCGACGACGACCATGGTCCCGTCCTCGAGATAGCCGAGGCCCTGCCCGGGCTCCTTTCCTTCCTGCGTGATGCGCACGGTCAGCTCCTCGGACGGAAGCACGACCGGTCGCACGGCCTTGGCGAGATCGTTCACGTTGAGGACGGTGACACCCTGAAGCTCGGCGACGCGGTTGAGCCCGTAATCGTTCGTCATGATCGGCACACCCAGCTGGCGCGCAAGCGCGATGAGCTTTCCGTCCGCGCCGTTCGCGACCGGATCGGCATCGAGCAGCTCGAGCTGAACGGTCGCTTCTTTCTGCATTCGCGAAAGCATCTCGAGCCCGCGCCGGCCGCGTTCGCGCTTCGAGGCATCGGGGGAATCGGCGAAGAATTGCAGCTCGGCAAGGATGAAACGCGGCACCAGCAAGGTGCCGCGGATGAACCCGCTCTTCACGACATCCGCGACGCGGCCGTCGATGATCACCGAGGTATCGAGGAGCGCGCGCTCGGTGCCGGCGACGCGGTCGCGACGTCCCTGGCGGATCTCACTCGCGATCGCGCCGAGATCCGCACGCTTGATCGTGCCCGCGGCGGCGCCGATCGCGCCGAGGACGAGCGCCCCGACGATCGGTGCGAAGCGGCCGAGGTTACCGGGAAGGAAAGACAGCGGGAACGCGAGGAAGAGGCCGAGGATCAGCCCGACGCCACCTCCGAATGCCATTCCGACCAGATCGCCCGCGGAGGCCGCCTGGATACGCCGTTTGATGATGCGGGCCGGGAGAACGGTGACGTACGGCGCGCCGAGCCAACCGAGGATCGCGCACGCGGTGGCGAGAAGAAAGACGACGAGGATCTGATTGGTGACGGGCGTGACGACGGTGACCTCGAGAAGAGTGGCGCCGAGGAAGAAACCGAAGAACCAGCCGATGAGTGCTGCTCCGAGACGGATGAAGGCCACAGTGCTCGCTCCTTTCTATAAGAGTGCGGCGAGCGCTTCGTCCGGCCGATGAAGATGTGGCCGCCGACGGTGACGCGACGCCGGGATGAGATGAGATGGATCACAGGACGAGTCTAGATACCGCTTGCTAGGGGTCGGCGATCCCCGAGCGCATCAGCGCCTCGCGCAGCGAAGGCGCGCCGACCACCTCGAGGCCGGTCCCATTGAGATCGCCGAGGCTTGCCTGCGGGACGACCGCGCGCTCGAAGCCGAGGCGCTGCGCCTCCTTCAGTCGCGCTGCTACGCGTTGGACACGCCGCAGCTCGCCGCCGAGCCCCAGCTCACCCACGAACACCGTCCGCGGATCGGCCGGCCTGTCGCGCAGCGCGGACGCGAGCGCGACAGCGAGAGCGAGATCGGCAGCCGGCTCGCGCACGCGAAGACCGCCGACGAGATTCACGTAGACGTCATGCGAACCGAGCGACAGCCCCGCGCGTTTCGCGAGTACCGCGAGCAGCACTGCCACACGTTGCGGATCGGCGCCGTTCACCGTCCGCCGCGGAAGGCCGAAGTTCGTCGGCGTCACGAGAGCCTGCACCTCGACGAGCAGCGGGCGCGTTCCCTCGACCGTCGGGACCACGACGCTTCCGGCGACTCCGCGGCTGCGCTCTTCGAGGAAGACCTCAGACGGATTCGTGACCTCGCGCAGCCCCGACTCCCCCATCTCGAAGACCCCGACCTCGTCGGTCGACCCGAAGCGGTTCTTCGTCGCGCGGAGGATGCGGAAGGCGTGGAATCGCTCACCTTCGAGATAGAGGACCGCATCGACGATGTGCTCGAGCACGCGCGGGCCCGCGACCGCGCCCTCTTTCGTCACGTGACCGACCAGGAAGATCGGAACGTCGTCGCCCTTCGCGACCTCGAGCAGGCGCGCCGTGCACTCGCGCAGCTGCGAAACACCACCGGCGGCCGACCCGATGATGTCGGATGACATCGTTTGGATCGAGTCGATGACCGTGAAGATCGGCCGCACGCGGCGGATCGCCTCGATGACGGTACCGAGGTCGGTCTCGCCCAGCACGTAGATGCCGCCACCCTCGATGCCGAAGCGGCGCGCGCGCAGCTTGATCTGCGCGGCGGACTCCTCGCCCGATACATAAAGGACGCTGCCGCGCTGCGCCAGGGACGACGAGGCCTGCATCAGTAGCGAGCTCTTGCCGATCCCCGGGTCGCCCCCGAGGAGCACGATCGAGCCGCGCACGATGCCCCCGCCGAGTACCCGGTCGAATTCGCCGAGGCCGGTCGGGGTGCGCTGTTCGGCATCCGCCGGGACTTCGTTCAGCTGGATCGGGGACCGTGGCGAGCGCGCGACACCACCACCCTTTGGGGCTGCGACGACGCGCTCCTCTACCAGCGTGTTCCAGCTCGAACATGACGGGCATCGTCCGATCCACTTCGGCGATTGAAACCCGCAGTTCTGGCAGACGAAGGCGGTCGTTGATCTCGGAGCCACGCAAGGAGTATCGGGCGCTGGCTGCTGGACGGGATCAGTCCGCCTATTCGGGCACAGTGGCAAGCGGCGTTACACGAAATGGACGCCAAACGGACTAGTCGTGCCACGGTCCCTCTCCTATAGTGCCGGCCGTCAGGCTGCTCGCGTTCGGGGCGAGCGCCGGCCGCGCGCGAGGGGGACGGGTTGGGTTTGCGACGAGCCACGGCGAGATCTTTGACCGCGTTGCTCTGCGCAGCGATGTTGCTCGCCCTCATGCCCGCGCCGGCGGCCGCCGTTGCGGGCTTCGACTCTCAGTTCTTCGGGATGTCGGCATTCCTCAACTTGAGCCGCGGGCAGACCGGACAGTTCGTGGTAATCGCGACCAACACGGGTTCGACGATGTGGCAGCACACCACGGCCACACAGGTCGACCTGGCGTTCTGCTGTCCCGTCACGGACTCACCGAACGCCACCTGGAACAACGCCTGGATCTCAAATTCCCACTACGCGACGACGACGGTGGATGTCCCTCCAGGTTCAAACGCGTTCTTCGTCTTCAACGTCACCGTTCCGGACAGCGCGACCGATGGCGCCCATGCATTCGCTTTCGAAACCGTCC
This portion of the Candidatus Limnocylindria bacterium genome encodes:
- a CDS encoding cupin domain-containing protein, which produces MAQRPNADDLIRLWKLSVMPTEKVYFTQSYVDPKTGADGKPLCSATVALVTDDPSTFSDMHRLPTDEIWHFYLGDPIELLLLHGDGRDQLVVLGHDVLAGHEVQHVVPAGTWMGARLRPGGQYGVYGNTMAPGFVLSDFEGAAVADLIARWPHRADLITALTR
- the rlmB gene encoding 23S rRNA (guanosine(2251)-2'-O)-methyltransferase RlmB; the encoded protein is MEEFEKSPQEMGARDNGPADSGPSDSGPSDTGPSDTGPSDSGPSEGGPNQRPMMPGSGPASADELARRRRRGRRGRGGGQRFGAPQRGPMPPRPFAPRGPLPPRPMAPRDDEENSQARELANYERRQQAQRQRTQGGWRGGNRGWVPGVGTGSGGGGGNFFAGGARGPRRGPIGQAQYSETIRRATAGPRTSAAPSHDAGEPLAGPHAVLEAIRAGRVIKRLMISNERGTRTGPVNELLAEAQERRIFVRYVDKLEVQRLSPIENHQGVVAIVEGKAGVELDELLLHLDAVSEPALVLVVDSLQDPQNFGVLLRSAEGAGVAGVVIPRHRAVGLTPAVAKTSAGASEHLMIADVANLRQAIDALKEKGVWVIGADESGDMLYDEVDYRGPSAIVIGGEGEGIRRLVLEGCDQVVRIPMQGHVASLNAAAAGTVILYEALRQRRRDAAPPDTRTARPPAPLQIPEDAADDAEFAEGEEDVVLQADAPEATAIAEQELPRSASAEDESGEVGSIEAVAPVEKPASKKRVTRPRAKKKTDD
- the cysS gene encoding cysteine--tRNA ligase; protein product: MAPPGVRLFNSASRQVEPFVPLVPGQAGIYDCGPTVYDWQTIGNLYRYIVSDVQRRTLEYLGYRVKQVMNITDVGHIAGDVDEGEDRMMIAAKREGRDPETLARKYTEQFMADRHKLNILDPHVMPKATAHIPEMIELIKRLIEKGNAYVAADGVYFDISTFPGYGTRLAGESTEDRLAGARVEVNPNKRHPSDFALWRAKKPEDLQFWDSPWGQGNPGWHIECSAMSMKYLGQTFDIHSGGEDNLFPHHESEIAQSEAATGKPFVRYWTHVRFLKVNGGAMHKSAGNAYLLKDLESWGFDPLAFRMLVLNNKYRQPIDFTREGLKAAQSRLDRWRGIIRDAWQSTGGTPIDVEPEDPRRTAFVGALTDDLNTPAALAQAEAVLDLAATGDVATKRHALEVLFDMDQVLALSLRERASDADLSDEERAALAERDEARRKGDYKRSDELRAELERKYGIRVKDTKDGTRWERIRRRGA
- the ispF gene encoding 2-C-methyl-D-erythritol 2,4-cyclodiphosphate synthase, whose protein sequence is MTGSRAGIGYDIHRLAADRRLVLGGVAIEHPTGLVGHSDGDVLLHALMDALLGAANLGDLGRHFPSDDPAYAGASSLGLLTRVGVLIREAGLAVASLDATVIAQAPRLAPHIGAMRDAIAGSLGIESGRVSVKATTNDGLGVVGSGEAIAALAIALLDQ
- the ispD gene encoding 2-C-methyl-D-erythritol 4-phosphate cytidylyltransferase; its protein translation is MPAALAILAAGSSSRAGIDKVLADLGGHAVLAWSLHAGQAAGCFGEILVVAPSEKLAAVTAVTKGYERVRVIAGGATRTASSWAALDAMGDGDVIAVHDAARPFVPPSLLRRCVEIARAGGSAVAGLPLADTVRRANEAGAAREEIEREGLWAAQTPQVFRRDLLEKARAAAGDRSFSDDAAAVVAAGLSVKMVPGERRNLKITTFEDLAYARELVAKGLVGLAASQVTG
- a CDS encoding PIN domain-containing protein yields the protein MAFIRLGAALIGWFFGFFLGATLLEVTVVTPVTNQILVVFLLATACAILGWLGAPYVTVLPARIIKRRIQAASAGDLVGMAFGGGVGLILGLFLAFPLSFLPGNLGRFAPIVGALVLGAIGAAAGTIKRADLGAIASEIRQGRRDRVAGTERALLDTSVIIDGRVADVVKSGFIRGTLLVPRFILAELQFFADSPDASKRERGRRGLEMLSRMQKEATVQLELLDADPVANGADGKLIALARQLGVPIMTNDYGLNRVAELQGVTVLNVNDLAKAVRPVVLPSEELTVRITQEGKEPGQGLGYLEDGTMVVVENGARHVNTELTVTVMRVLQTVGGRMIFAQPKGEIVEVRRPRAASH
- the radA gene encoding DNA repair protein RadA, with protein sequence MAPRSTTAFVCQNCGFQSPKWIGRCPSCSSWNTLVEERVVAAPKGGGVARSPRSPIQLNEVPADAEQRTPTGLGEFDRVLGGGIVRGSIVLLGGDPGIGKSSLLMQASSSLAQRGSVLYVSGEESAAQIKLRARRFGIEGGGIYVLGETDLGTVIEAIRRVRPIFTVIDSIQTMSSDIIGSAAGGVSQLRECTARLLEVAKGDDVPIFLVGHVTKEGAVAGPRVLEHIVDAVLYLEGERFHAFRILRATKNRFGSTDEVGVFEMGESGLREVTNPSEVFLEERSRGVAGSVVVPTVEGTRPLLVEVQALVTPTNFGLPRRTVNGADPQRVAVLLAVLAKRAGLSLGSHDVYVNLVGGLRVREPAADLALAVALASALRDRPADPRTVFVGELGLGGELRRVQRVAARLKEAQRLGFERAVVPQASLGDLNGTGLEVVGAPSLREALMRSGIADP